One segment of Clostridium ljungdahlii DSM 13528 DNA contains the following:
- a CDS encoding MFS transporter — MSVTDKVNSENIKLSKFKKIGYASGDVANNFSWSLVSTYLMYFWTDVALIPAILCGTFMLVSKLCDAVFDPILGAIADRTKSKWGCYRPWILFACIPMLLLNIMCFTVLPSQSAYTRAFYCFACYLMLVLVYSCVNVPYSAMPATLTRDGDTRSSLSSYRMTGAFIATLLLSQLVLRVVQWVGGGNEGKGFFWAAVIFSCIALPLYIFCFKTTKEVVEVKVEKVSWKDVIKVLKGNTPVMILVVSFVCWGFYEAAGGAVRMYYFKYYVGNDKLFMLNSGLMFLGRVIGTFSLAYLVAKVNNKRTLPMIGFTFSGILMIIMNYLPVHTAVGLNLYHGLTFLTGIGGGLGIASLFGMVPDTTEYTQYKYHQHAAGFLSAYINFAFKLGMAICTAVIGWVLGALGYAANQVQSIKVMTAINVSMNLVCGIALLGAGIILYFYTIDKKTHIHMIEEINKAQ; from the coding sequence ATGTCTGTTACTGATAAGGTGAATTCCGAAAATATTAAGCTTTCTAAGTTCAAAAAAATAGGGTATGCTTCTGGTGACGTTGCAAATAATTTTAGTTGGTCATTGGTTTCTACCTATTTGATGTATTTTTGGACAGATGTTGCACTTATACCTGCTATACTTTGCGGTACTTTTATGCTGGTTTCTAAGTTATGCGATGCGGTGTTTGATCCTATTTTAGGTGCAATAGCTGATAGAACTAAATCAAAATGGGGCTGCTACAGACCATGGATTCTATTCGCATGTATTCCTATGTTGTTGTTAAATATTATGTGCTTTACCGTATTACCTTCGCAATCTGCATACACAAGAGCATTTTATTGTTTTGCGTGTTACTTAATGTTAGTACTTGTCTATTCATGTGTAAATGTTCCTTATTCTGCAATGCCAGCAACTTTAACCAGAGATGGAGATACACGATCTAGTCTTTCTAGTTATCGTATGACTGGTGCATTTATTGCAACATTGCTTCTCTCACAGCTTGTTCTACGTGTGGTTCAATGGGTTGGTGGAGGAAATGAAGGAAAAGGATTTTTTTGGGCGGCAGTCATTTTCTCATGTATAGCATTACCATTATATATCTTCTGTTTTAAAACAACTAAAGAGGTTGTAGAGGTAAAGGTAGAAAAGGTAAGTTGGAAAGATGTAATTAAGGTGTTAAAAGGCAATACCCCTGTAATGATTTTAGTGGTTTCATTTGTATGTTGGGGCTTTTATGAGGCAGCAGGTGGCGCGGTAAGAATGTACTATTTTAAATATTATGTAGGCAACGATAAATTATTTATGCTGAATTCTGGATTAATGTTCTTAGGACGTGTTATAGGAACATTTTCATTAGCATATCTAGTAGCTAAAGTAAATAATAAGAGAACACTTCCAATGATTGGGTTTACCTTTTCTGGTATTCTTATGATTATCATGAACTACTTACCAGTACACACTGCCGTGGGACTTAATCTATATCATGGGCTTACTTTTTTGACAGGTATTGGAGGAGGCCTTGGTATCGCTTCTCTATTTGGTATGGTACCAGATACAACAGAATATACCCAATATAAGTATCATCAACATGCAGCTGGTTTTTTATCTGCATACATTAATTTTGCATTTAAACTAGGTATGGCAATCTGTACAGCAGTTATTGGCTGGGTACTAGGAGCTTTAGGGTATGCAGCAAATCAGGTTCAGAGCATAAAGGTTATGACAGCGATAAATGTTAGCATGAATTTAGTTTGTGGCATTGCGTTACTAGGAGCAGGTATCATATTGTATTTCTATACTATAGATAAGAAAACACATATACACATGATTGAAGAGATAAACAAGGCACAATAA
- a CDS encoding zinc-dependent alcohol dehydrogenase, whose translation MKTIACVKVGSLKDPDVNKRGRVQVIDMPEQEMGDEDVKIKVAYCSICGSDPHLVEGIFGLEPPFGIGHEISGTIVEIGKKATKKGLKVGDRVAGNFLRFCGTCYYCRNGQEQFCEYQDNKPGMSEYVVWHESQVFKVPDDVSLEEACLLEPVSIAVRIVDKTNMKIGQRVAISGGGPIGLLSLQAMKMFGATSLTLIEPIKERQELAKEFGADYVINPLEQDVCVESNKITNGLGFDLVIEASGSPNAAPAASEIAAKGGTVLYIAMFPKNYDMPLNLYDKLYSKELTISSINVAPYAYPRAAQIMPRMNLKPFIQKIFTIDQAEEAFAAQISGKYPKILIKCNDF comes from the coding sequence ATGAAGACTATTGCTTGTGTTAAGGTAGGAAGTTTAAAAGATCCTGATGTTAATAAAAGGGGACGTGTTCAGGTTATAGATATGCCTGAGCAGGAAATGGGAGATGAGGATGTTAAAATAAAGGTTGCTTACTGTTCAATATGTGGTTCTGATCCACATTTAGTAGAAGGAATTTTTGGTCTTGAACCTCCCTTTGGAATAGGACATGAGATTTCAGGTACTATTGTGGAAATCGGTAAAAAGGCTACTAAAAAGGGATTAAAAGTAGGGGACAGGGTTGCAGGAAACTTTTTAAGATTTTGTGGTACATGTTATTATTGCCGAAATGGTCAGGAGCAGTTTTGTGAATATCAGGATAATAAGCCTGGTATGTCCGAATATGTAGTGTGGCATGAATCTCAGGTTTTTAAAGTTCCGGATGATGTCAGTTTAGAAGAAGCATGCTTGTTAGAACCTGTGTCAATTGCAGTTAGAATTGTAGACAAAACAAATATGAAGATTGGTCAAAGAGTTGCCATTTCAGGAGGTGGACCTATAGGATTATTGTCACTTCAAGCAATGAAAATGTTTGGAGCTACATCATTGACACTTATAGAACCTATTAAGGAAAGACAGGAACTTGCCAAAGAATTTGGTGCTGATTATGTTATCAATCCTTTGGAGCAGGATGTATGTGTAGAATCCAATAAAATAACTAATGGATTGGGTTTTGACCTGGTAATAGAAGCTTCGGGATCACCTAATGCTGCACCGGCAGCTAGTGAAATAGCTGCAAAAGGGGGAACTGTTCTTTATATTGCAATGTTTCCAAAAAATTATGATATGCCACTGAATCTATATGACAAATTGTATAGTAAGGAATTGACTATTTCTAGTATAAATGTAGCTCCATATGCATATCCACGTGCTGCTCAAATTATGCCTAGAATGAATTTGAAACCTTTTATACAGAAAATTTTCACTATTGATCAGGCAGAAGAAGCTTTTGCTGCTCAAATTAGTGGAAAATATCCCAAAATACTTATTAAATGTAATGATTTTTAA
- a CDS encoding transketolase family protein, which translates to MAVETTFDFDQMLSSAREAYGVELMKMADEGLEFAFTYSDNVAPSTSTGKFIKKYPERCFNIGIAEANQVGISAGLALSGKIVFSQVFGPFLPLRAADQIHTDIAYNDVPVRLIGTHSGVTSGGGPTHNVIADLSFYRAIPNLTICVPADAGQCRKVVRESMTYKGPMIIRIARGAEPDVYKDNNYEFKIGKAITVKEGNDLTLIGTGNSVYWSLMAAKELAETGVNARVIDMHTIKPFDVDIVLKSARETGFIVTVEDQSINGGLGGAVAEVIAEAGINCKFKRIGLPDEFSVIGPDTEIYKYYGLDSHSIAETVKKMLAAGK; encoded by the coding sequence ATGGCAGTTGAAACAACTTTCGATTTTGATCAGATGTTATCATCCGCAAGAGAAGCTTATGGGGTCGAATTGATGAAAATGGCAGATGAAGGATTAGAATTTGCATTTACTTATTCTGATAATGTTGCACCTTCCACATCTACAGGAAAGTTTATAAAAAAATATCCTGAACGTTGTTTTAATATTGGTATTGCAGAAGCCAATCAGGTTGGTATATCTGCAGGATTAGCTCTTTCTGGTAAAATTGTGTTTTCACAAGTATTTGGTCCATTTCTTCCTTTAAGGGCAGCAGACCAGATACACACAGATATTGCTTATAATGATGTGCCTGTAAGATTGATTGGAACTCACTCTGGAGTTACATCTGGTGGAGGTCCTACCCACAATGTTATTGCTGATTTGTCATTTTATAGAGCAATACCAAATTTAACAATCTGTGTTCCAGCAGATGCAGGTCAGTGTAGGAAAGTTGTAAGAGAGTCAATGACTTATAAAGGACCTATGATTATCCGTATTGCAAGAGGTGCTGAGCCAGATGTATATAAAGATAATAATTATGAATTTAAAATTGGTAAAGCTATTACTGTAAAGGAAGGTAATGATTTGACTTTAATTGGGACAGGTAACAGTGTGTATTGGTCTCTTATGGCAGCAAAGGAGCTTGCAGAAACAGGTGTAAATGCCAGAGTTATAGATATGCACACTATTAAACCTTTTGATGTTGATATAGTTTTAAAATCTGCAAGGGAAACAGGTTTTATTGTAACCGTTGAAGATCAGAGCATTAATGGTGGTCTTGGTGGTGCAGTAGCTGAGGTTATAGCAGAAGCGGGTATAAATTGCAAGTTTAAGAGAATTGGGTTACCTGATGAGTTCAGTGTTATTGGTCCTGATACTGAAATCTACAAATATTATGGCCTAGATTCACATAGTATTGCTGAAACAGTGAAAAAGATGCTTGCTGCTGGTAAGTAA
- a CDS encoding helix-turn-helix domain-containing protein translates to MFSKIVLYAEDKIANMICNFYRTTKSDFYISYIANSYKNSIEKAIELNAQVIILQLKHPVYKIHNFFYDLAMSNIYPMILIFNVISENQIIYSITSHKDITYINKIKSFFTQSLSKKYTCHFNYIGEEKDSNLIMDFRISKLEKTEYLKDILRGVIKSEFLYYKKKVNLNLNDYGYYVYICNLMEIEYSDHYLNKNIYYLTGEEFIKECETVLDEYSGGEVFYIDPDILCIIINDFNCRSIASKQNKLFEITNKLNNVTKSKTAFRYMSSYIKDIENIRDAYESFHCLKAYNFFCSDAKLLTQKYINSIKKEIDYTLVDNTLKQIKELINYDIFNIKLNKLIYKLFLDIVKPSLDYNLYYYCHTSLSSALADRYSNLYKKILPESSLSKKVFFISIEDKCSEFIDSVNQLKSELSNKYMIKNSIVIQVLNFIHIHYMENITVNLIASSLNISNSYLSQIFKKEIGTSIIKYIINYRVEKAKELLSSSDELIYNIAEKVGFCDEKHFSKTFKKITGLTPMQYKKQNEKAKYI, encoded by the coding sequence ATGTTTTCTAAAATTGTCTTATATGCAGAAGATAAAATTGCTAATATGATATGTAACTTCTACAGGACAACTAAAAGTGATTTTTATATTTCTTATATTGCTAACTCTTATAAAAATAGTATTGAAAAAGCAATAGAACTTAATGCTCAAGTTATAATTCTTCAACTTAAACACCCTGTATATAAAATTCATAATTTTTTCTACGATTTAGCGATGTCAAATATATATCCAATGATCCTAATTTTTAATGTCATTTCAGAAAATCAAATTATATACTCTATTACAAGTCACAAGGACATTACTTATATTAATAAAATAAAATCCTTTTTTACTCAGTCTTTAAGTAAAAAATATACTTGTCATTTTAACTATATTGGTGAAGAAAAAGATTCAAACTTGATAATGGACTTCAGAATCAGTAAACTAGAAAAAACCGAATATCTAAAAGATATTCTACGGGGAGTAATTAAAAGTGAATTTTTATATTATAAAAAAAAAGTAAACTTAAATCTAAATGATTACGGTTACTACGTATATATTTGTAATCTTATGGAAATTGAATATTCAGACCACTATTTAAATAAAAATATTTACTACTTAACTGGAGAAGAATTTATTAAAGAATGTGAAACCGTTCTTGATGAGTACAGCGGAGGTGAGGTTTTTTATATTGATCCCGATATTTTGTGCATAATTATCAATGATTTTAATTGTAGAAGTATTGCTAGCAAACAAAATAAACTTTTTGAAATTACTAACAAATTGAATAATGTAACAAAATCTAAGACAGCATTCAGATATATGAGCAGCTATATCAAAGATATTGAAAATATAAGAGATGCTTATGAATCTTTCCATTGTTTAAAAGCATATAATTTTTTCTGTTCTGACGCTAAATTACTCACTCAAAAATATATCAATTCAATAAAAAAAGAAATAGACTACACTTTAGTAGATAACACTCTAAAACAAATAAAAGAACTTATAAATTATGATATTTTTAATATTAAATTGAATAAGTTAATATATAAACTATTTTTAGATATTGTAAAACCAAGTCTTGACTACAATCTTTATTATTATTGCCATACTTCGTTGTCATCGGCATTAGCTGACAGGTATAGCAATCTATATAAAAAAATATTGCCGGAGAGTTCCCTATCCAAAAAAGTATTCTTCATCTCCATAGAGGATAAATGCAGTGAATTTATAGATTCTGTAAATCAACTCAAGTCTGAGCTTTCCAACAAATATATGATAAAGAATTCTATAGTTATTCAAGTATTAAACTTTATACATATTCACTATATGGAGAATATTACTGTAAATCTTATTGCATCTAGCTTAAATATTAGCAACTCATATTTAAGTCAGATATTTAAAAAGGAGATTGGTACAAGCATTATAAAATATATTATTAACTATAGAGTAGAAAAAGCCAAAGAACTTCTTTCTTCAAGTGACGAACTAATTTACAATATTGCTGAAAAAGTAGGCTTTTGTGATGAAAAACACTTTTCAAAAACATTCAAAAAAATTACTGGTCTAACTCCTATGCAGTATAAAAAGCAAAATGAGAAAGCCAAATATATCTAA
- a CDS encoding SDR family oxidoreductase, with the protein MEKKLSDFSMNAFSLKGKVAVVTGANQGLGMAYAVAFAKAGADLFIPHFTDDVSEIKSLIEETGQKVKFLQGDLTKKDYIEQVVNTCLKEYGKIDILVNNAGGSTFAEFLEYPDSAWQKIIDIDLNSVYYLSHRVVKEMVKQNSGKIINIGSALSFTADKKCPPYTASKHAILGLTKVFANEVGKYNIQTNAICPGFLATDVNKELRADKNFYDKITNRIPSGRWGELNDLMGTAVFLASSASDYINGWYISIDGGFQTTL; encoded by the coding sequence ATGGAAAAAAAGCTTAGTGATTTTTCAATGAATGCATTTTCGCTTAAAGGTAAAGTAGCTGTGGTTACAGGTGCAAATCAAGGTCTTGGTATGGCTTATGCTGTTGCTTTTGCAAAAGCAGGTGCTGATCTTTTTATACCTCACTTTACTGATGATGTATCTGAAATTAAGAGCCTCATAGAGGAAACTGGTCAGAAGGTTAAGTTCTTGCAAGGAGATTTAACGAAAAAGGATTATATTGAGCAGGTTGTCAATACCTGCTTGAAAGAATATGGTAAAATTGACATTTTAGTAAATAATGCAGGTGGAAGTACGTTTGCGGAATTTTTAGAGTATCCAGATTCAGCATGGCAGAAGATTATTGATATTGATTTAAACTCTGTGTACTATCTCAGCCACAGGGTAGTTAAAGAAATGGTTAAACAAAATTCCGGTAAGATTATAAATATTGGTTCAGCATTATCCTTTACTGCGGATAAAAAATGTCCACCATATACAGCAAGTAAACATGCTATTCTTGGTTTAACAAAAGTATTTGCAAATGAGGTTGGCAAGTATAATATTCAAACCAATGCAATTTGCCCTGGCTTCCTGGCAACTGATGTTAACAAGGAGTTACGTGCTGATAAAAATTTTTACGATAAAATTACAAATAGAATTCCAAGTGGTCGATGGGGTGAACTTAATGATCTAATGGGAACTGCCGTATTTTTAGCAAGTAGTGCATCAGATTATATTAATGGATGGTATATAAGTATTGATGGTGGATTCCAGACAACATTATAA
- a CDS encoding zinc-dependent alcohol dehydrogenase: MKQVWFTDKNKVEVRNVEIPKVAENQVKVKIAYAALCATDVHMVTMGVLGAKPPMRLGHEASGIIEELGEGADKFGFKIGDKVSLFPVTSCGKCPACKKGQPQYCHNSQDTGAFAEYVVTDVSAVFKIPDDADLQWYSLVEPANCTVRAMDLAQIKHGDTVAISGVGGIGSILLNMILLAGGAKVTAIDPVESKRQMALNMGAQYVIDPFNENMEKRAMEITDGNGFDYVFEASGSPKAAEPALKIMGKCGTVVYFAVFPPKYEMPLNLYELYMKEGRIQTVFTTTSIMPRTINLIPRLQLDKVIGKVMPLSDAVKGFELFNKSIYPKILFDCSK, from the coding sequence ATGAAACAGGTATGGTTTACAGATAAAAATAAAGTAGAAGTTCGTAATGTAGAAATTCCAAAGGTAGCTGAGAATCAGGTAAAGGTAAAAATTGCATATGCTGCTCTTTGTGCAACAGACGTGCATATGGTAACCATGGGGGTATTAGGTGCAAAACCGCCAATGCGTCTTGGTCATGAAGCATCTGGTATCATTGAAGAGTTAGGCGAAGGAGCTGACAAGTTTGGATTTAAAATTGGTGATAAGGTTTCTCTTTTTCCAGTAACAAGTTGTGGAAAGTGTCCAGCCTGCAAAAAAGGACAGCCCCAATATTGTCATAATTCTCAAGACACAGGTGCTTTTGCAGAATACGTGGTGACTGATGTCAGTGCTGTTTTCAAGATTCCAGATGATGCTGATTTACAATGGTATAGTTTAGTAGAACCAGCAAATTGTACTGTCCGTGCTATGGATTTAGCGCAAATAAAGCATGGTGATACGGTTGCAATTTCAGGCGTAGGTGGTATTGGTTCTATTCTTTTAAATATGATTTTACTTGCAGGTGGTGCAAAGGTAACTGCTATTGATCCTGTAGAATCTAAACGTCAAATGGCACTTAACATGGGAGCACAGTATGTGATTGACCCATTCAATGAAAATATGGAAAAGCGTGCAATGGAAATTACAGATGGTAATGGCTTTGATTACGTATTTGAGGCATCAGGTTCTCCTAAAGCGGCAGAACCAGCACTAAAAATTATGGGCAAATGTGGTACAGTAGTTTACTTTGCAGTATTTCCCCCTAAATATGAAATGCCACTGAATCTCTATGAACTATATATGAAGGAAGGTAGGATTCAAACAGTATTTACTACAACTTCAATTATGCCTCGTACCATCAATCTTATCCCAAGATTACAGCTTGATAAGGTTATTGGCAAGGTAATGCCACTGAGTGATGCAGTGAAAGGGTTTGAACTGTTTAATAAATCAATTTATCCTAAAATTTTATTTGATTGCTCTAAATAA
- a CDS encoding MFS transporter — MAKTINLYEKSGDNPGFYKLPTKEVVGYSLVDGGMNLVFQSILMFLTFYYTDVYGLTAVEVSVMFLISRGWDIIWDPTMGIIAERMNPKHGKYKSYLIYGAIPFAIAGILTFTVPNLGHTGKLIWAYATYNLMLTLYTFIINPYVSCTTVMTADPMERTRLNSVRMMFAQSGGVVVALFIPILSQFFGRGNAAKGYQMTIILLSIICASILIYSYTTLHERIRVKSHLDPVTFKGFIYQITHNKPGVVLFLLFVGVYAFSSIQSASGIYYMTYNVNRKDLVALFSMLNVLPSVVAVPFVPSLFRHIKKKKTVALGLILGAIGSAALYIIPVSQIAAMMIAKSVATFGYGILMGSLWSIIPDAVEYAEYNTGKRHAAVVYSLITLGLKVSLAVGGVIPTLILANVGYIPNVPQTAKSLNGILIMTSILPAVVCVVTLIIFMVFYNLTEERVADIMAELDIRHKNDKENCLVELVEEIPDQSTKL, encoded by the coding sequence GTGGCAAAAACGATAAATTTGTATGAAAAAAGTGGTGATAACCCTGGTTTTTATAAACTTCCGACCAAAGAAGTAGTAGGATATTCACTTGTAGACGGTGGAATGAATTTAGTTTTTCAGTCAATTTTAATGTTTCTCACATTCTACTATACTGATGTTTATGGATTAACTGCTGTAGAAGTTTCTGTTATGTTTCTTATTTCTAGAGGATGGGATATTATATGGGACCCTACCATGGGTATTATTGCAGAAAGAATGAATCCAAAGCATGGTAAATATAAAAGTTATCTTATTTATGGAGCTATTCCCTTTGCCATTGCAGGTATTTTGACTTTTACAGTACCTAATTTGGGACATACGGGCAAATTGATATGGGCGTATGCCACGTACAATTTGATGCTCACATTATATACTTTCATAATTAATCCATATGTATCTTGTACAACCGTCATGACAGCAGATCCTATGGAAAGGACTAGGCTAAATTCCGTAAGAATGATGTTTGCTCAGTCTGGTGGTGTGGTAGTTGCACTGTTTATTCCTATTTTATCACAATTTTTCGGCAGAGGTAATGCAGCAAAAGGTTACCAGATGACTATTATTTTACTTTCTATTATTTGTGCGTCTATCTTGATTTATAGTTATACTACTTTGCATGAACGTATCAGAGTAAAATCTCATCTAGATCCAGTTACTTTTAAAGGATTTATTTATCAGATTACACATAATAAGCCAGGTGTCGTATTGTTTTTACTGTTTGTTGGTGTTTATGCATTCTCGTCTATACAATCAGCTTCAGGAATTTATTATATGACTTATAACGTAAATAGAAAAGATCTAGTTGCTTTATTTTCTATGTTGAATGTTTTACCTTCAGTTGTGGCAGTTCCTTTTGTGCCTTCGCTTTTTAGACATATCAAAAAGAAAAAAACTGTTGCACTTGGTTTGATTTTAGGTGCCATTGGATCAGCAGCTTTATATATCATTCCGGTCTCACAAATTGCAGCAATGATGATAGCTAAATCAGTAGCTACATTTGGCTATGGTATACTTATGGGCAGTTTGTGGTCAATCATTCCGGATGCAGTTGAGTATGCTGAGTACAATACTGGCAAAAGACATGCCGCAGTTGTGTACTCACTTATTACTCTTGGATTAAAGGTTTCATTAGCAGTAGGGGGAGTTATACCTACATTGATATTAGCTAACGTTGGATATATTCCTAATGTACCTCAAACTGCAAAATCTTTGAATGGAATTTTAATTATGACATCTATTTTGCCAGCTGTTGTCTGTGTAGTTACATTGATCATATTCATGGTATTCTATAATTTAACAGAAGAAAGAGTAGCTGATATAATGGCAGAACTAGATATAAGACATAAAAATGATAAAGAAAATTGTTTGGTTGAGTTAGTAGAGGAAATCCCTGACCAATCAACAAAATTATAA
- the pfkA gene encoding 6-phosphofructokinase, with translation MKIGILTSGGDAPGMNAAIRAVVKSANYNGIEVLGIKYGYKGLIEEDIIKLNNLDIDGIAEKGGTILKTARCLEFMDEGGRKKALETLKKFEIDSVVVVGGDGSFQGAKELSKLGIKVIALPGTIDNDLAYTDYCIGFDTTLNTVLECIGKIRDTDSSHEKTTIVEVMGRYCGDLALYSALAGGGEIISTPERKLDFNTICNKLSKNISKGKNDNVIIITERMYDIEELQKYIEKRLKISIRNTVLGFIQRGGNPSAFDRVLASKMGVKAVELLMKGFAGRAVGIKDNKIIDVDFSKVNSKNTDKQKEYDLLKLLL, from the coding sequence ATGAAAATAGGAATTTTAACAAGTGGAGGAGATGCTCCAGGAATGAATGCTGCTATTAGAGCAGTAGTAAAATCTGCAAATTATAATGGCATAGAAGTTTTGGGCATAAAGTATGGGTATAAGGGCTTGATAGAAGAAGATATAATAAAATTAAATAATTTAGATATAGATGGCATTGCAGAAAAAGGAGGAACTATACTGAAGACGGCTAGATGTCTAGAATTTATGGATGAGGGTGGAAGAAAAAAAGCTTTAGAAACATTAAAAAAATTTGAAATAGATAGTGTTGTTGTAGTTGGAGGAGATGGATCTTTTCAAGGGGCGAAAGAACTTAGCAAGCTAGGAATAAAGGTTATAGCATTACCAGGAACGATAGATAATGATTTGGCTTATACAGATTATTGCATAGGGTTTGATACAACTTTAAATACAGTTTTAGAATGTATAGGTAAAATAAGAGATACAGATTCTTCTCATGAAAAAACTACTATTGTAGAGGTAATGGGAAGGTATTGTGGTGATTTAGCTTTATATTCAGCTTTAGCTGGAGGAGGAGAAATAATATCTACTCCTGAAAGAAAATTGGATTTTAATACTATATGTAATAAATTGAGTAAAAACATAAGCAAAGGAAAAAATGATAACGTGATAATAATAACTGAAAGAATGTATGATATAGAAGAACTTCAAAAGTATATAGAAAAAAGACTAAAAATTAGTATAAGGAACACTGTTTTAGGATTTATACAAAGAGGAGGAAATCCATCTGCTTTTGATAGAGTATTAGCGAGTAAAATGGGGGTTAAAGCTGTAGAACTATTGATGAAAGGTTTTGCAGGAAGGGCTGTTGGAATTAAGGATAACAAAATAATAGATGTAGATTTCAGCAAGGTAAATAGCAAAAATACTGATAAACAAAAGGAATATGATTTATTAAAGTTGCTCCTATAG
- a CDS encoding transketolase — protein sequence MYCNVDMEQVKQLEDKAVEIRKKLCSFIYEIGMGHLGGELSIVDMAVALYYKYMNYDPKNPKWEKRDRLILSKGHCGETLYTIFSDLGMYTMEYMIEHFETLDTAKFGMHPNRKYVPAIEASTGSLGHGLSIATGLALGARMSKAYWRTFCIIGDGEIEEGSNWEAFMAAGHYKLGNLVAIVDKNRLQMTGFTRDVMNIDPLGDKIRAFGWDVIEIQGNDMYEVCSALKSLPPADPETRRKPICIISNTTKGCGVSFMENNAVWHGGGIAKEQLDEALKSIENNRKVR from the coding sequence ATGTATTGTAATGTCGATATGGAACAAGTTAAACAATTAGAAGATAAGGCAGTAGAGATTCGAAAAAAGTTATGCTCATTTATCTATGAAATAGGTATGGGTCATCTTGGAGGAGAATTATCCATTGTTGATATGGCTGTTGCTCTCTATTACAAGTACATGAACTACGATCCTAAAAATCCTAAATGGGAAAAAAGAGATAGATTGATTTTAAGTAAAGGCCATTGTGGTGAGACATTGTATACTATATTTTCAGATTTAGGAATGTATACAATGGAATATATGATAGAACATTTTGAAACCTTAGATACTGCTAAATTTGGTATGCACCCTAATAGAAAGTATGTTCCTGCCATTGAAGCATCAACAGGTTCTCTGGGTCATGGATTATCCATAGCTACAGGTTTAGCATTAGGTGCTAGAATGTCAAAGGCCTACTGGAGAACTTTCTGCATCATAGGAGATGGCGAAATTGAAGAAGGTTCAAATTGGGAAGCCTTCATGGCAGCAGGTCATTATAAACTTGGTAATCTTGTAGCAATTGTTGATAAAAATCGTCTACAGATGACAGGTTTCACAAGAGATGTAATGAATATTGATCCTTTAGGAGATAAAATAAGAGCTTTTGGGTGGGATGTTATAGAGATTCAAGGTAATGACATGTATGAAGTTTGTAGTGCCCTGAAGTCTCTTCCACCAGCAGATCCAGAAACTAGAAGAAAGCCAATATGTATTATTTCAAATACTACTAAAGGTTGTGGCGTTTCATTTATGGAAAATAATGCAGTATGGCACGGCGGAGGAATTGCCAAAGAGCAGTTGGACGAGGCACTAAAATCAATAGAAAATAATAGGAAGGTGAGATAA